The Acidobacteriota bacterium DNA window CAGGGCGAGCTCCATGAACTCGGCGAACGGAATCGACCCGGCGGCGGCGATGCGCCGCCTGATCTCACGCTCCGGCTCCGGGAAGGCTCGGGCCGCCGCCCCGCTCAATACCGCCGGAATCTCTTGGCGGCCAAGTCTGGCCGCGACGGCAGGGTCGGCCGGGGGTAGATCGGGCTCGCGTACGTGACGGGATTTTGCGCCGTCAGGCCGGGCGGGGCGACCCGGACGGGCGGGGCGCCACCCTCGGCGAGAGCCTTCTTCCACCGGTCGAGGGCCGAGGGAACGCCGGCCTGGATTCTCTTCTGCAGCAGGATCAGCGCGTCGAGGATCGCCTCCGGCCGCGGCGGGCAGCCCGAGATGTAGAGATCGACGGGGATGATCTCGTCCACCCCCTGCACGGTGGAGTACGAGTTCATCATCCCGCCCGAGGAAGCGCAGGCGCCCACGGTGATGGCCCACTTCGGCTCGGGCATCTGGTCGTAGAGCTTCTTGAGCGCCGGGGCCATCTTCTTGCTGACGGTCCCGGAAATCAGCATCAGGTCGGCCTGGCGCGGCGAGAATCGGAGGGCCTCCGCGCCGAACCGTGCGATGTCGAAGCGCGAGCCGACGACCGCCATCATCTCGATGGCGCAGCAGGCGAGACCCATGGGGAAAGGCCACAGGGAGTTCTTCCGCCCCCAGTCGATGGCGGCGCCGAGGCGCGTCGTGAAGACGCTCTCCTCGAGCGAGCGGATCACGTGCGGGTTGACGTAGGCCTTGGGGCGGTCCATGGGGCGCACGATCGTAGTGGGGGGCCGCCGAGGTGTCAAACGGTTCTCATTGGAGGAAATGGAGCCGCACCTCCTC harbors:
- a CDS encoding NADH-quinone oxidoreductase subunit B: MDRPKAYVNPHVIRSLEESVFTTRLGAAIDWGRKNSLWPFPMGLACCAIEMMAVVGSRFDIARFGAEALRFSPRQADLMLISGTVSKKMAPALKKLYDQMPEPKWAITVGACASSGGMMNSYSTVQGVDEIIPVDLYISGCPPRPEAILDALILLQKRIQAGVPSALDRWKKALAEGGAPPVRVAPPGLTAQNPVTYASPIYPRPTLPSRPDLAAKRFRRY